caaATAACCCCATAAATTTGCttataaattatccaattatatcaTCATTAAAAGTTAAAGTGATCCCTAAATCggaatctaaattatataattataacaagATATTAGAGTGCACgaatataaaattctaaattactatttctattattattaatatattatttatataaaaatactatcCACGATATGTGTCACCATGTATTCATATATGATGGAAGAGATAAAAATACCAATTCACAAACAAATAGTttaattaaatatatatcaaacatacattgaggtgtgatgcaaaatgAAATCTATTGCCATTAGATAAtaataaatatgtattttagagtatgtgttagaatatctaatagatgaaagaggacgtaagatagataattataattattagctataaattttatttttatattaattctaattataGCGCACAGCATGAGTTGATAAGCTAGTATAAAACCAATTTTGCATTCATATTTTAGGCCCTATTTAGTTCCCACCCCGTAAACGTAAAAAAACCGTAAACACAAAATTTTCaaaagaatcttgctaatttgaagtactaaatgaagtctatttacaaaactttttatatggatgggctgtaaatcgcgagacgaatccaatgagcctacttaatccacgaTTTgaaacagtgatgctacagtaacaatccgctaattattgcttaattatgaattaattagcatcattagattcgtctcgcgatttacagcccatcctgcaaaaagttttgtaaatgaAATTTATTTAGTATTTCAAATTGATAAgattcttttatttttttttttgcctttaCGCGTCTTGAACTAAACAGGGCCTTATGCAATATTTATTAATGCTTCGCGGCTAGCCTTATCGAGCAGCTCTAGCTATATAGGCTTTTCAGTGACAAATCACATCACTCCCGCCTTCATTGTTCACTTGTACTAGATCCATTTTGTAaatttttttaataaatttTTTAAGTTGAAAAGTCTAAGAAATTGGTGGAAATTCTCGGGGGCTTGCAGAGCACGCGTCGTGAGAATCCCAAGAAGCATGGTCGTCAAGACTCTAGACGACTACCCGTCTTCTCCTCTACCGGCTGCCTCCTCCTCCCATTTCTCTACTGACCAAGACAGAGCTCACTCTTGCTGCTGTTCTGCACCCACGCCAAAGACCCAGGCAACCCGCAGTACAGCCGCGAGATGCCTTCCTCTgcttcgtcgtcgtcgtcctcctccctcTACATCATCGGCGCGCGCGCACCGGACGCCGCCCTCGACGGCGGCGATACCGACGATgacgccagcggcggcggcgcgctctCGAGGCCCGTGGCCGAACGCTTCGCGTCCTCCTTCCTTACCCAGGAGTCCCTCGACGCCCTGTGCAGGAAGTACGGCGTCCCGGATCAGTTCAAGGCgatcctccccgccggccaccatcgcgcgtgctcgccgccgcccccggggACCGTCTGCGTGTACGCGCAGGCGCTGGAGGCCGGGATGCGCGTCCCGCTGCACGGCTTCTTCTGCGAGGTGCTCGCCCACTTCGGCGTCGCGCCGAGCCAGATCGCGCCCAACGGGTGGCGCGTCATGGCGGGCTTCCTCGTCCTCTGCCACTTCGCCGGCGTGCCCCCGTCGCTCGCCGTGTTCCGGCATTTCTTCTCGCTGTGCGCACACAAGCTCAAGGGGTGGTACTGGTTCCGGGGCAAGGACTCCGCCGGCGCGCTCATCAAGGGACTGCCACTGTCTCTCAAGGGGTGGAAGGAGGGGTTCTTCTTCCTCAGGTCGCCGACGCCGTGGCCGTGCCCCGTGAAGTGGGGCGAGCCGTCAAAGGTCTCCACCGCTGAGCCGGTGCTCACCagagaggagcagagcagggctaCTAAACTGCTCCGTGTTCATGGCGCCGCGGTCGATCTCAAGACGTGTCTTTCCGAGAGCAACCTCGCGGCCGCCATGGCCACTGGCTCACcgagaccgccgccgccgccgccttctcctcGTACTGCAAGTAACGCCAAAGGTAAAACTCGAGCCTTCCATGACTCCTTCCCTCCCATGACGTGTGTTCTGTAACAAGCAAAGGGCTTAGTGCTCTCGATACATGACAGGGATGGATCCATCCGTCTACGACATGATGAAGAGTCTGCGAGCGGCGAAGGCCGCGCAGGCTTTGGGGGAGAAGGTGACCGCGAAGAGCGAGCCCGGCAGCGACACGCCGTTGTCCGGGACGAAGAGGAAGCTCGCGGATGACGCCACGAAGCAGGGTCTGCCTCGCCATGAGCCGAGCACGCCGCTCGATCATGCCCACGGCTCGTCGTCCGGCGCGGCGCCGCCGGGCTTCTCCACCCAGAGGGCATCAAAGAGTAGTGTCCGTGACCACGATCCGGTTCCAAAGCCGCGGCACACGCCTGACTTACCTGACGGGGGCGACACCGCCGGCTGGGAGGCCGCGCGGCGGATGCTGCAGAGCATCGTCGCGCCGTCGCGGGAGCGGGCGTTCTCGGCGGCGAAGCCCTCCGACGTCATCGAATCGAGCTTCGTCACAATGCTGGAGGTTCGTACGAGACCGACGCGTCGCTACTCGTTTACGCAAATCGTGTCTTGTTCTAAGTTCCTTTTTTGCTCGCATTGGGATCATGGCGATGGATGCAGGCCGCGAACTGCGTGTCGTTCTCGCTGGGCTACGCGCTGGAGCTGGAGGAGAAGCTGGCAGCGCGGGAGCGCGAGGCGGACGCGCTGCGGCGGGAGCTGACGAAGGCGAAGGCCGAGCTCGCCGGGGCCAGGAAGGCGAGCGCGGGGGAGGCGAGGAGcgccagggcggcggcgctggaggagtACCTGGGGTCCACGGAGCACGAGCTCCGGCTGGCGAATCACGCGCTGACCGGGTACGAGCGCGGCATGGAGCACATGAAGCGCGCCGCGCTGCGCCGGTACCCGCACCTCGACCCGGAGCAGCTCGTCGTGCCGCCGGACGGCGGCGGGCCGTAGTAGCGCCGTGACGTCGGACCGAGCCGCCGGCGGGAAACGATGTTCTTTTGTGTGGGTGCTGTGTCAACATGGCTATTGCCGgaagtgttttttttttttcttttgtcgTGCAGGTCGCTAATCCGCGATCATGCGCGATTGGTTAGATTAGATGGACCATGCATTCTaggcaaaaaaaaaatggcATCAGAGATCGGACCATATATTTTGGTTTCAGGAATTTATCGACGGATGCCCACCGTTGGATCAAAGACAGGTGCTCCCACACCCGCACCTTCTCCTTTGGTTCGTTGGGTCTCCTTTGTTGCTTACTAAAATTTGCTATACCAGAATGTGGGCAAGTTTATAAATTCTGATATCTATTTTACTAAAATCTAAAGAGTAACCCACCTTCTAAATTTGTTAAGATTTTGGTAAAAAAGATACGTATACTTATATTTTAGCATGCTCATATTTTGATAGCCAACCAAGCAGACCCGTTATTCGCAAAAGAGGCGCCTCTCTTATACACATACTCTCGCTTCTTGGTGACATCTCCATTGGATCCATCACTTTTGTTCCTGTTAAGGGTCGTTCAGGAGAGTTTATTCTAAAACAGCTTTACTAGTTAAGTTAGTTAAGTTAAAGTTGATAAACTAAAAAAATAGTTTTATCTAATATCTAGTCTATTTTAGTCTCTACTTACAAAATAGCTCCACACTGCATCATTTCAATTTGCGCAAAATACGTAAAGCTGAAGTCGAAATAAATCCTTCGAACAGATCCTTAACCTGCAACTCCAGCATCCGCCGAGCTTGCCGCCGCCTCACCATGCGGCCATCGTGCCTATCTATAGGAGGTGTGAAAAATATAAAATTCATGCGAGGTTACCAGCGCATGTGCAAATGAACATGGCTAACTAAAGCTCGAGCTCGGAAGCGTGGCTGCGGCCGGTCCAGAGGCCCGAACCAAACCCCGACCGTTGAACGAGACGAGCCCGAGCCGGACCCTCCGTTCTGCTCCGTTCTGGAAGCAACGGCCGCTCCCATCATCACCGAGCCAGCCCAACCGGCCAACCAACCAACCCACcagctcgccgcgccgcacccAAACACGCACGCGCCGGCCTGGCCCCACCGCCAATTAAATAAGGGGATCCCGCGTCCCGACCCCACCCAATAGGCAGGCAGCCAGCCAGCTCGGCGTGTCCTCCGTCTCCATCTCGGCCCAGCCGAGCCCAACCTGTcctccccttttcttcctccccctccccctccccctcctttaCCCCGAGTCCACACGGCAGAGGAGGCCAGGCCAGCCACCCCGGGGGagtggcggcgggcgcggggatGGCGATCCTGTACGCGCTGGTGGCGCGCGGCACGGTGGTGCTGGCGGAGCACAGCGCCGCGGCCACCAACGCCGGCGCCGTCGCGCGCCAGGTCCTCGAGCGCCTCCCCGACGGCGGCGCCGACAGCCACGTCTCCTACACGCAGGACCGCTACGTCTTCCACGCCAAGCGCACCGACGGCATCACCGCGCTCTGCATGGCCGACGACGCTGCCGGGAGTAAGCGCCTCCCCACCACCCCGTCCTGTTTCCTCCTCGGCATCGAATCGCGCGCGAGGCTGTTTCGAACTCGACTGGGATCCGCCGGCGGGGTGGCTCTGTGGTTGACGTGGGCGGGCGCCATAGGCGGGAGGGGTAGCGGAGATCCGGGAAGGGGGGAGTAATTTGGGGGTTTTGTCGTCACGCGTCCATCTGGTCTGTTCACTAGCAGGGTGACCTCAGGGGATTGGTGGTAGATCGGGACAAACTGAGCCACTGAGGAGTCGCGATTGGGTTCAGCTATAGCGAGCTAAATGGCGTCTGAGAATGGATGGGCTGGGTCATAGCTTCAGCTGTTTCTGGGAGTTCTTCTGGGTTGCTTGCTCCAGTTTTGCTTTGCGGCTGTTGACTTTTGGGATCAGACTCATTCGTTGTTGCAGGAAGTGCTAGTTAGTATACTAGTAATTCTCACTGTACCGAATACATTTTCAAACTAAACTGTTGTTCTCTGTTGGCTGCTAGAATTTTGATCTGTACAGAAAACCAGTTTACTGTACGCCTTGCAATAT
The genomic region above belongs to Panicum hallii strain FIL2 chromosome 4, PHallii_v3.1, whole genome shotgun sequence and contains:
- the LOC112890612 gene encoding uncharacterized protein LOC112890612 → MPSSASSSSSSSLYIIGARAPDAALDGGDTDDDASGGGALSRPVAERFASSFLTQESLDALCRKYGVPDQFKAILPAGHHRACSPPPPGTVCVYAQALEAGMRVPLHGFFCEVLAHFGVAPSQIAPNGWRVMAGFLVLCHFAGVPPSLAVFRHFFSLCAHKLKGWYWFRGKDSAGALIKGLPLSLKGWKEGFFFLRSPTPWPCPVKWGEPSKVSTAEPVLTREEQSRATKLLRVHGAAVDLKTCLSESNLAAAMATGSPRPPPPPPSPRTASNAKGMDPSVYDMMKSLRAAKAAQALGEKVTAKSEPGSDTPLSGTKRKLADDATKQGLPRHEPSTPLDHAHGSSSGAAPPGFSTQRASKSSVRDHDPVPKPRHTPDLPDGGDTAGWEAARRMLQSIVAPSRERAFSAAKPSDVIESSFVTMLEAANCVSFSLGYALELEEKLAAREREADALRRELTKAKAELAGARKASAGEARSARAAALEEYLGSTEHELRLANHALTGYERGMEHMKRAALRRYPHLDPEQLVVPPDGGGP